Proteins from one Mesotoga infera genomic window:
- a CDS encoding ABC transporter substrate-binding protein, translating into MKRIFLVILVSLCAVMVFAAPFVEDTLLTPDKNPKMGGTLYLALTGAPQSFNFYGTLDNNAYTVAGQMLTGLVEAHPVTSAIRPALAESWEVSENNKEVIFHLRDVNWSDGAPLVADDVIFTFKYFIMNPVARGNSVDRFTIESQPIEWVKIDDKTVKAILPAPYAAFFTVLSHAYIYPSHALDSKIDKSRPDSVNDVWLTNTPPSEIPANGPFILSEYIVDQKVVMTRNPNYWKVDVFGNKLPYVDRVEYLIVSDAQVRLAKFMAGELDYMAVSGADFPILKERELAGGPFKVFLAEPTQPTPSPVHIAFNFDAANPKLKELFMKTEFRQAMEYALDRERIIDEVYNGLAVLGGVPVLPSNKAFYNPKIEEIRRPFDLAKAAEILDSLGLKDVNGDGLREFPDGSKFEFVLTVQNSPQDYQDIAYIFSQDLLSIGVKVNLQILDSSLTGQMFGAGSFEAGIRAFGNQPDPQLRKAIWQPGTQLYYWHRTTRDPETNTAIFDNMLDWEKRVYDLFEKGQVAMDPAIRKTFYDEWQEIYAEYLPVIFVCKGMNLYAANKALGNVEQNAEGLLSYASWTVFKK; encoded by the coding sequence GTGAAACGTATTTTTTTGGTGATTCTCGTATCGCTCTGCGCTGTAATGGTTTTTGCGGCTCCCTTCGTTGAGGACACGCTTCTCACGCCGGACAAGAACCCGAAAATGGGCGGAACGCTTTACCTGGCGCTAACGGGGGCTCCGCAGTCGTTCAACTTCTACGGCACTCTGGACAACAACGCCTACACCGTTGCCGGTCAGATGCTCACAGGACTTGTTGAAGCTCACCCTGTGACATCGGCCATAAGGCCGGCACTCGCCGAGTCCTGGGAAGTCTCGGAGAACAACAAAGAAGTCATTTTCCACCTCAGAGACGTCAATTGGTCAGACGGCGCACCGCTGGTGGCCGACGACGTCATCTTCACTTTCAAGTACTTCATAATGAACCCAGTCGCAAGGGGAAACTCCGTTGACCGCTTCACCATAGAATCGCAGCCGATCGAATGGGTGAAGATAGACGACAAGACCGTAAAGGCCATACTCCCGGCGCCTTACGCCGCTTTCTTCACGGTTCTGTCGCACGCCTATATTTATCCCTCTCACGCGCTCGATAGCAAAATCGACAAAAGCAGACCGGACTCCGTCAACGATGTCTGGCTGACAAACACACCGCCGAGTGAAATCCCGGCCAACGGTCCGTTCATACTATCCGAGTACATAGTCGATCAGAAAGTAGTAATGACAAGGAACCCGAACTATTGGAAAGTCGATGTTTTTGGAAACAAACTGCCTTACGTTGACAGAGTAGAATATCTGATTGTCAGCGACGCTCAGGTAAGGCTGGCCAAGTTCATGGCAGGAGAACTCGATTATATGGCCGTATCCGGCGCGGATTTCCCGATTCTCAAAGAAAGGGAGCTTGCCGGCGGCCCGTTCAAGGTATTCCTTGCCGAACCGACCCAGCCGACACCGAGTCCGGTGCACATCGCCTTCAATTTCGATGCGGCAAACCCGAAGCTGAAAGAACTCTTCATGAAGACCGAATTCCGCCAGGCGATGGAGTACGCTCTCGACAGAGAGAGAATAATCGACGAAGTTTACAACGGACTGGCAGTTCTCGGTGGCGTTCCTGTACTGCCTTCAAACAAAGCCTTCTACAATCCGAAGATCGAAGAGATCCGCAGGCCTTTCGATCTTGCGAAGGCTGCCGAGATACTCGATAGCCTCGGCTTGAAGGACGTCAACGGCGACGGATTGAGGGAATTCCCCGACGGGAGCAAGTTCGAATTCGTCCTCACGGTTCAGAACTCCCCGCAGGATTATCAAGACATCGCCTACATCTTCTCCCAAGACCTTCTAAGCATAGGCGTAAAGGTTAACCTTCAGATACTCGATAGCTCGCTCACTGGCCAGATGTTCGGCGCCGGCTCCTTCGAGGCAGGTATAAGAGCCTTTGGAAACCAGCCGGACCCACAACTTAGAAAGGCTATCTGGCAGCCCGGCACCCAGCTTTATTACTGGCACAGAACCACCAGGGACCCAGAAACGAACACGGCCATCTTCGATAACATGCTGGACTGGGAAAAGAGAGTTTACGACCTCTTCGAAAAGGGACAGGTCGCCATGGATCCGGCAATCAGAAAGACCTTCTACGACGAGTGGCAAGAGATTTACGCCGAGTATCTGCCCGTTATCTTCGTCTGTAAAGGCATGAATCTTTACGCCGCGAACAAAGCTCTTGGAAATGTCGAGCAGAACGCGGAAGGACTACTCTCTTACGCGTCCTGGACGGTATTTAAGAAGTAA